In the Haloferula helveola genome, one interval contains:
- a CDS encoding putative peptidoglycan-binding domain-containing protein has product MDPTFYLSIECIFRRYFGLGLNYLYNSAHHDHYHLDLGRPVDFVTSSRSYTLFLQGVLTHIHGHEVVIDGQWGPQTEQATEQTLKDLGSTGKITTPATWKRFLLESAKIGFGTSSSPGNSAAHQIEVLSSVVEHLGIDGDDWQMLRGSLDALLDTPEVTRLLEDDSTEETVRLGICKKIVDFEARRNNKGKIIVYKLPSGDGGGTYEIAGINEKYHPEMAAKLKRMIETQKNPDRAEALAVIYIATYTDAAARWSVNYGVESYLRDSMWNRGPGGAAKILQLALGFKKSDVDGLVGPQTLGALATAEAKPVAFLAELRAARERYEREYVKRDETSKFWKGLVNRWDKALAFSRSLA; this is encoded by the coding sequence ATGGATCCAACCTTTTATCTGTCGATAGAGTGCATCTTTCGCAGGTATTTCGGACTCGGTTTGAATTATCTCTACAATTCCGCCCACCACGACCACTACCATCTCGATTTGGGGCGCCCTGTGGACTTCGTAACGAGTTCCCGCTCGTATACCCTGTTCCTCCAGGGCGTCCTGACCCATATTCACGGGCACGAGGTTGTGATCGACGGGCAATGGGGGCCTCAGACCGAACAGGCAACCGAACAGACGCTCAAGGATCTGGGCTCCACCGGCAAGATCACCACCCCCGCCACCTGGAAGCGCTTTCTGCTGGAAAGTGCCAAGATCGGGTTCGGAACCTCCAGTTCCCCCGGGAATTCCGCCGCCCACCAAATCGAAGTACTAAGCTCCGTCGTCGAACATCTTGGGATCGACGGTGATGACTGGCAGATGCTGAGGGGGAGTCTCGACGCTCTTCTTGACACACCTGAGGTCACCCGGCTGCTGGAAGACGATTCCACTGAAGAGACAGTCCGTCTGGGGATCTGCAAGAAGATCGTCGACTTCGAGGCACGCCGCAACAACAAGGGCAAGATCATCGTTTACAAGCTGCCTTCCGGGGACGGTGGCGGCACCTACGAGATCGCCGGCATTAACGAGAAGTATCATCCGGAGATGGCTGCGAAGTTGAAGCGGATGATCGAGACCCAGAAGAACCCAGACCGGGCGGAGGCGCTGGCGGTCATTTACATCGCGACCTACACCGACGCGGCGGCCCGCTGGTCTGTTAACTACGGAGTCGAGTCCTACCTGCGGGATTCGATGTGGAACCGAGGGCCGGGTGGCGCCGCCAAGATCCTCCAACTGGCCTTGGGGTTCAAGAAGAGCGACGTCGACGGCCTGGTCGGGCCGCAGACCCTGGGCGCTCTTGCCACGGCCGAAGCGAAGCCTGTCGCCTTTCTCGCCGAACTTCGGGCTGCACGGGAACGGTATGAACGCGAGTATGTGAAACGAGACGAAACCAGCAAGTTCTGGAAAGGTCTGGTCAACCGCTGGGACAAGGCGCTCGCGTTCTCGCGGAGCCTTGCCTGA
- a CDS encoding glycosyl hydrolase: protein MNRFLPNLTLALLAGLVPARARQWVFPGVKDAVEADFVAESNGYVVLRGENGKSFELPLANFSKPDRQFIGLLTADAESKKPLISPGKPVERASGYKKQESETLTDTLITPAAATEVRVTGGGDPLRGSSVHFTATDGWLFLERIQPSAVVSTFLDRMLVNGVPAKLDTNVRVVRYADGSVIIPQTPDFPALTVFRNPAQAGESLDLKCRVSYGEKELGALQGPVGSFILRRGYMATFAANEDGTGISRNYVAQDHDVVIDRMPEGLENGVRFVRVFPWQWTAKKGIAGGIHQNLNVGWFYNWNISDRSSLDLEYVAIKQKRWWPGLGHDWNALGVNHLLGFNEPDRPDQANMSVDDAIAGWPELLRTGLRLGSPSTSDGGLGWLYEFMDKAEKANLRVDFVAVHYYRGVGNPNDAKAAANQLRDFLQRIHDRVKRPLWVTEWNNGANWTSTPHPNDRQQKEAIEAMIKMLDETPFVERYALFNWVEDCRMLVRGDGSLTPAGVAYRDQRSPVFFLQPKYGR, encoded by the coding sequence ATGAACCGCTTCCTCCCGAATCTCACCCTCGCCCTCCTTGCCGGGCTGGTCCCGGCCCGAGCGAGACAGTGGGTCTTTCCCGGGGTGAAGGATGCGGTGGAGGCCGACTTTGTGGCCGAGAGCAACGGCTACGTCGTGCTCCGCGGCGAGAACGGCAAGAGCTTCGAGCTGCCGCTCGCGAACTTCAGCAAGCCGGACCGACAGTTCATCGGCTTGCTGACGGCCGATGCCGAATCGAAGAAGCCGCTGATCTCTCCGGGCAAGCCGGTCGAACGCGCCAGCGGTTACAAGAAGCAGGAGTCCGAAACCCTCACCGACACCCTCATCACCCCGGCGGCCGCGACGGAAGTCCGGGTCACGGGCGGCGGCGATCCGCTGCGGGGAAGTTCGGTCCACTTCACCGCCACCGACGGCTGGCTCTTTCTTGAGCGCATCCAACCGTCTGCCGTGGTCTCGACCTTCCTCGACCGCATGCTGGTCAATGGAGTTCCCGCCAAACTCGATACCAACGTCCGTGTCGTCCGCTATGCCGACGGCAGCGTGATCATCCCGCAGACTCCGGATTTCCCCGCCCTGACGGTCTTCCGAAACCCGGCACAAGCGGGCGAGTCGCTCGACCTGAAATGCCGCGTCAGCTACGGCGAGAAAGAACTCGGCGCGCTGCAAGGCCCGGTCGGCTCCTTCATCCTGAGGCGCGGATACATGGCGACCTTTGCCGCCAATGAGGACGGAACCGGTATCAGCCGGAACTACGTCGCGCAGGACCACGACGTGGTGATCGACCGGATGCCCGAGGGCCTTGAAAACGGCGTCCGGTTCGTCCGCGTGTTTCCATGGCAGTGGACAGCCAAGAAGGGCATCGCCGGAGGCATCCACCAGAACCTCAACGTCGGCTGGTTTTACAACTGGAACATCAGCGACCGCTCGTCGCTCGATCTCGAGTATGTGGCGATCAAGCAGAAGCGCTGGTGGCCCGGGCTCGGCCACGACTGGAACGCACTCGGCGTGAACCACCTGCTCGGATTCAACGAGCCCGACCGTCCCGACCAGGCGAACATGTCGGTCGACGATGCCATCGCCGGCTGGCCAGAACTGCTGCGAACCGGGCTGCGGCTCGGCTCGCCATCCACCTCGGACGGCGGTCTCGGCTGGCTCTACGAGTTCATGGACAAGGCCGAGAAAGCCAACCTGCGGGTCGATTTTGTCGCCGTCCACTACTACCGCGGTGTCGGCAATCCGAACGACGCGAAGGCTGCCGCAAACCAGCTAAGGGATTTCCTCCAACGTATTCACGACCGGGTGAAGCGGCCTCTGTGGGTGACCGAGTGGAACAACGGAGCGAACTGGACGAGCACGCCGCACCCGAATGACCGCCAGCAGAAGGAAGCCATCGAGGCGATGATCAAGATGCTCGACGAGACACCCTTCGTCGAGCGCTACGCCCTTTTCAACTGGGTCGAGGACTGCCGCATGCTGGTGCGCGGCGACGGATCGCTCACCCCGGCCGGTGTCGCTTACCGCGACCAACGATCGCCGGTCTTCTTCCTGCAGCCGAAATACGGTCGATAG
- a CDS encoding glycine zipper domain-containing protein, with protein MKYRTILISIASVTTALTLSNCGPGYSNAQRDAATGAVIGGAAGAVVGHQSGHTAEGAAIGAGVGAAGGYAVGSQKDRRGY; from the coding sequence ATGAAATATCGAACCATCCTGATCTCGATCGCCTCCGTCACCACTGCCCTGACCCTCAGCAACTGCGGACCGGGCTACTCGAACGCCCAGCGCGATGCCGCGACCGGCGCTGTGATCGGTGGTGCCGCCGGCGCCGTCGTCGGCCACCAGTCCGGACACACCGCCGAAGGCGCGGCCATCGGTGCGGGTGTCGGCGCCGCCGGCGGCTACGCGGTCGGCAGCCAGAAAGACCGACGCGGCTACTGA
- a CDS encoding MFS transporter gives MNANAPPHASLWSDLRRLPRSYWILFSGTLINRFGHFVIPFLALYLKREGYDAWVTGAALAAYGAGGLLANISGGYCADRIGRKPTILFSCMSAAAAMLALSQAHTAGSIIVLSGMVGLVSAMYFPAASALLADLVPVELRVRAFGCQRLAVNLGFALGMMTAGALATHSFVWLFVIDAATTAALGLLVLVGLPAGRKASRTNAGWGVALRSMRSNGAYLRAVFASFCIAMVFWQISSTWGLHVTVVGGYSEKVYGWLMALNGLMIVALELPLTSLTRRFAAPRVMSIGYLIVGLSIGLSAFGGAMPLLVAVMVLFTLGEMIALPVAHSFIATLAPDDMRGRFMGVLGVAWSSATMIGPAAGLALFEHSPALLWIACCGLGALAAASVAGCRQRTKEELPEPVGSLSEEAG, from the coding sequence ATGAATGCCAATGCCCCACCCCATGCGAGCCTCTGGAGCGACCTCCGGCGGCTCCCCCGCAGCTACTGGATCCTTTTCAGCGGCACCCTGATCAACCGCTTCGGGCACTTCGTGATCCCGTTCCTCGCGCTGTACCTGAAGCGCGAGGGCTACGACGCATGGGTCACCGGCGCTGCCCTCGCGGCGTACGGTGCGGGCGGCTTGCTGGCGAACATCAGCGGCGGATACTGCGCCGACCGGATCGGCCGCAAGCCGACGATCCTGTTCTCGTGCATGAGCGCCGCGGCGGCGATGCTTGCCCTCTCGCAAGCCCACACCGCGGGGTCGATCATCGTGCTGAGCGGGATGGTCGGATTGGTCAGCGCGATGTATTTCCCCGCCGCAAGCGCCCTGCTCGCAGATCTCGTTCCGGTTGAGTTACGGGTGCGTGCCTTCGGCTGCCAACGGCTGGCAGTGAACCTCGGGTTCGCCCTCGGCATGATGACCGCGGGCGCGCTCGCGACGCATTCGTTCGTCTGGCTGTTCGTGATCGACGCCGCGACGACAGCGGCTCTCGGATTGCTGGTGTTGGTCGGATTGCCGGCCGGCAGAAAGGCATCACGCACCAACGCCGGCTGGGGCGTCGCCCTGCGCTCGATGCGCTCGAACGGTGCCTACCTGCGCGCGGTCTTCGCCTCGTTCTGCATCGCCATGGTCTTCTGGCAGATCAGCAGCACATGGGGCCTCCACGTGACCGTGGTCGGCGGCTACAGCGAAAAGGTCTACGGCTGGCTGATGGCGCTCAACGGCCTGATGATCGTCGCTCTCGAGCTGCCGCTGACCTCGCTGACAAGACGCTTCGCCGCGCCGCGCGTGATGAGTATCGGCTACCTGATCGTCGGCCTGAGCATCGGACTCAGCGCCTTCGGCGGAGCCATGCCCTTGCTGGTGGCGGTGATGGTGCTGTTCACGCTCGGCGAGATGATCGCCCTGCCGGTGGCCCACAGTTTCATCGCGACCCTGGCGCCCGACGACATGCGCGGACGTTTCATGGGCGTGCTAGGCGTGGCGTGGAGCAGCGCGACCATGATCGGCCCGGCGGCCGGGCTGGCGTTGTTCGAACACTCACCCGCCCTGCTCTGGATCGCCTGCTGCGGGCTCGGCGCACTGGCAGCGGCCAGTGTCGCCGGGTGCCGGCAACGGACGAAGGAAGAGCTGCCGGAGCCGGTAGGCTCGCTTTCCGAAGAAGCCGGCTGA
- a CDS encoding c-type cytochrome: MKPFRSFLIFLLAVISPSVIAEEKDEKHGATKPSPAELIASRCMVCHANPGEGAQRLAPPFAMVKRHYDDLDEAAFIKAVSKWVPKPDEKKSRMPGAVRNFGLMPPLPLPKEEISAIARYLHATDFPMPGHGGMGHGKGRGRNAKSPADKESCGCGKSCDGGCGE, encoded by the coding sequence ATGAAACCTTTCCGTTCGTTCCTGATTTTCCTGCTCGCCGTCATCTCCCCCTCCGTCATCGCCGAGGAGAAGGATGAAAAACACGGCGCCACGAAACCTTCCCCCGCCGAACTGATCGCGTCCCGCTGCATGGTTTGCCATGCCAATCCGGGAGAGGGCGCCCAGCGCCTCGCGCCACCGTTCGCCATGGTGAAGAGGCACTACGACGACCTCGATGAGGCGGCATTCATCAAGGCCGTCTCCAAGTGGGTCCCGAAGCCGGATGAGAAGAAGTCGAGGATGCCGGGAGCGGTCCGCAATTTCGGTCTAATGCCTCCATTGCCGCTGCCCAAGGAGGAGATCTCCGCGATCGCCCGCTACCTTCACGCCACCGACTTCCCGATGCCGGGACACGGCGGCATGGGACACGGGAAAGGCCGGGGTCGTAACGCGAAATCACCCGCAGACAAGGAATCGTGCGGATGCGGCAAGTCCTGCGATGGCGGATGCGGCGAGTGA
- a CDS encoding POTRA domain-containing protein — protein MKALLLPLLSLCLIPTQAQADEPDAGKEPALVGRVGRCHRMAFEGNEIFTADELRKGLAADASFAMAARPTEPLDHFLKEIPELLIAGYRKSGCPDAKVRMTHRPGNEALPFLVTIEEGKRYRQGKIIIEGVDGIDRERLIADLTQGKPRTPMGTLLERIREAAEAEESRLPKEGAHGPDYFEKWGELHEASWNPGQPVPFKGEGVSPLLSDIKFHLAEQGRANARVRTRHRRGPDGVADLMIDIEDPGPDPEIGQIIIEGANRFGREEILQLTGLHHGDPVAPQDIDRAMLGLWNSGRFFPFAIQTENRNGPGPEIDIRIRLCEIDDTPPLDQQLSPEQEAVLKFIEWVNLELDGEEFLVTYEIEGDGAPHLAVGWSAKSGLLAEVGIPERQHKVALRYSQDGFDAVLGKEDLRLSAHLGIRLRKNWIRLLPTHEEKPLAISVASQFLSNKHRQDLPPSLGILVSPSVPLLKADSIRREGDTVIIEDLLELDLATGKLLGIGGGSVDLEPGCVEARMDELRNDVGRADELGIDEWRQVVSEMIDENLPGDAIPAEIRKQMDSLSDMARLLDILREADAFGTLEELSDLFVSKDDPETFRIPSSFKPYMRSQTASLLASIGFFWAIEESAPDADWPTVLARELLILRGGGDEHCLRNLETLLSDPELGPLGAILCARLVESDSRELSQRFLKYGKERSNETGFRKDWRILTHPNSFWAEPIEQVRASFVAASPEKLKEMAELLPARLDGWLPELHQTLGKQQGASLDTESIAPHMDRLWEAMLKDLADDYFERKIDPPADPETMAATADGTPIPRYLVRLARDMQMGAAGDLIAPEPDEARPWTMDPALASVIRATLILEKFRKQDAAPEADALDEFFAKEYPELVGKDAQAWIEATGYTRDQLDAWHRLLSITGYVVGSAAKQVAVPDDDKVLLDHFRKHKRLFCSLYSSQLVFIKPANGNDVRSVCEAYRLASALASLPDDGLSLEAVGKLADLEPDTGIKIFPQNDVDPDTLNPSILEAIEDLAPGETSDPTHLGAGVAVVRLVARKDDPRIEYDDMKDAVLAHWKSQQVREKVQKMFANLDAELEVLILEDPKGPRMPTSPLDRLRLEHPEAMVGRLLNGWKKLGSEVEADVSNALNDIFQKAKDDESLICFMLRQELKDTTRECLKRAAAADRAKAGEMSREIEEFHSTHGEGGCAVYHTLKALRKEVFGEP, from the coding sequence ATGAAGGCACTACTCCTCCCGCTTCTGTCTCTCTGTCTCATCCCCACCCAGGCTCAAGCGGACGAACCCGATGCCGGGAAAGAGCCTGCGCTCGTCGGCAGGGTCGGCCGCTGTCACCGGATGGCCTTCGAGGGCAATGAGATTTTCACGGCGGACGAGCTGAGGAAGGGCCTCGCGGCCGATGCCAGCTTCGCGATGGCGGCGCGTCCGACGGAACCGCTGGACCACTTTCTCAAGGAGATCCCGGAGTTGTTGATCGCCGGTTACCGCAAGTCCGGTTGCCCCGACGCGAAGGTCAGGATGACCCACCGGCCCGGGAACGAAGCGCTGCCATTCCTCGTCACGATCGAGGAAGGCAAACGCTACCGCCAAGGCAAGATCATCATTGAAGGCGTGGACGGCATCGACCGCGAGCGGCTGATCGCCGACCTCACCCAAGGCAAGCCGCGGACCCCGATGGGCACTTTGCTCGAGCGGATTCGCGAGGCAGCCGAGGCCGAGGAATCCCGACTCCCCAAAGAAGGGGCCCACGGCCCCGACTACTTCGAGAAATGGGGAGAACTTCACGAGGCGAGTTGGAATCCGGGTCAACCGGTTCCTTTCAAGGGCGAAGGTGTTTCCCCCCTGCTCAGCGATATCAAGTTCCATCTCGCGGAGCAGGGACGGGCCAACGCGCGCGTCCGCACCCGCCATCGACGCGGTCCCGACGGCGTGGCCGATCTGATGATCGATATCGAAGACCCGGGCCCGGATCCCGAGATCGGTCAGATCATCATCGAGGGCGCAAACCGCTTCGGACGCGAGGAGATCCTCCAACTCACCGGATTGCACCACGGGGATCCGGTGGCGCCACAGGACATTGACCGCGCCATGCTCGGGCTCTGGAACAGCGGGCGATTCTTCCCCTTCGCGATCCAAACCGAAAACCGGAACGGACCGGGGCCGGAGATCGACATCCGCATCCGGCTTTGTGAGATCGACGATACCCCGCCGCTGGACCAGCAACTCTCGCCGGAGCAGGAGGCCGTGCTGAAGTTCATCGAATGGGTCAATCTGGAACTCGATGGCGAAGAGTTCCTGGTCACTTACGAGATCGAGGGCGACGGCGCCCCGCATCTTGCCGTGGGGTGGTCGGCGAAATCGGGACTGCTCGCCGAGGTCGGAATACCCGAGCGCCAACACAAGGTGGCTCTCCGTTATTCGCAGGACGGGTTTGATGCGGTCCTCGGAAAAGAAGACCTGCGGCTTTCGGCCCATCTCGGCATCCGGCTTCGCAAGAACTGGATCCGCCTGCTGCCCACCCACGAAGAAAAACCCCTCGCGATCTCGGTGGCCTCTCAATTCCTGTCGAACAAGCACCGGCAGGATTTGCCCCCAAGCCTGGGCATCCTGGTGAGCCCGTCCGTTCCGCTTCTCAAGGCCGACTCCATCCGCCGGGAAGGCGACACGGTGATCATCGAGGACCTGCTCGAACTTGATCTGGCGACAGGCAAGCTGCTCGGGATCGGCGGGGGATCCGTCGACCTCGAGCCCGGATGCGTCGAGGCCAGGATGGACGAATTGCGTAACGACGTCGGCCGTGCCGATGAACTGGGCATCGACGAGTGGCGGCAGGTGGTGTCCGAAATGATCGACGAGAACTTGCCCGGCGACGCGATTCCTGCCGAGATCCGCAAGCAGATGGACTCGCTCAGTGACATGGCGAGACTCCTCGATATCCTGCGCGAAGCGGACGCCTTCGGCACCCTCGAAGAGTTGAGCGACCTCTTCGTCAGCAAGGACGATCCCGAGACCTTCAGGATCCCGAGCAGCTTCAAACCCTACATGCGCAGCCAGACGGCATCGCTGCTCGCCAGCATCGGATTCTTCTGGGCGATCGAGGAATCCGCGCCTGACGCGGATTGGCCGACCGTGCTGGCGCGGGAACTCCTGATCCTCCGCGGCGGCGGAGACGAGCACTGCTTGCGCAACCTCGAAACACTTCTCTCCGATCCGGAGCTCGGCCCTCTCGGCGCCATTCTTTGTGCCCGACTCGTCGAGTCCGACAGTCGCGAACTTTCGCAACGGTTCCTGAAGTACGGCAAAGAACGTAGCAACGAGACCGGCTTCCGGAAGGACTGGCGGATCCTCACCCACCCGAATTCGTTCTGGGCGGAGCCGATCGAACAGGTACGAGCGTCATTCGTCGCCGCGAGTCCGGAGAAGCTGAAGGAAATGGCCGAACTCCTCCCGGCCCGGCTCGATGGCTGGCTGCCCGAACTCCACCAGACCCTCGGAAAGCAGCAAGGCGCGTCGCTCGACACAGAGTCCATCGCCCCCCACATGGACCGACTCTGGGAAGCGATGCTGAAGGACCTCGCCGACGATTACTTCGAGCGGAAGATCGACCCGCCCGCGGACCCTGAGACCATGGCCGCCACTGCCGACGGCACCCCGATCCCCCGCTACCTTGTGCGGCTCGCGCGAGACATGCAAATGGGCGCGGCAGGCGACCTCATCGCGCCGGAACCGGACGAGGCCCGTCCCTGGACCATGGATCCCGCGCTCGCATCGGTCATTCGCGCGACACTGATCCTTGAGAAGTTCCGCAAGCAGGATGCGGCACCGGAGGCGGACGCGCTCGACGAATTCTTCGCCAAGGAATACCCGGAACTTGTCGGCAAGGATGCCCAGGCGTGGATCGAGGCGACGGGCTACACCCGCGATCAGCTCGATGCGTGGCACCGGCTTCTCTCGATCACGGGATACGTCGTTGGCTCCGCAGCGAAGCAGGTCGCCGTCCCGGACGACGACAAGGTGCTGCTCGACCACTTCCGGAAACACAAGCGCCTCTTCTGCAGCCTCTACTCATCCCAGCTCGTCTTCATCAAGCCGGCCAACGGGAATGACGTCCGGTCGGTGTGCGAAGCCTACCGGCTTGCTTCCGCGCTGGCATCGCTACCCGACGACGGGCTGTCGCTGGAAGCCGTCGGCAAACTGGCCGATCTCGAACCGGATACCGGAATCAAGATCTTCCCGCAGAACGACGTCGATCCGGACACCCTGAACCCGTCAATTCTCGAAGCCATCGAAGACCTTGCACCGGGCGAGACATCGGATCCGACCCATCTCGGTGCGGGGGTCGCGGTCGTCCGCCTGGTCGCAAGAAAAGATGACCCGAGAATCGAGTACGACGACATGAAGGATGCCGTGCTCGCCCACTGGAAGTCGCAACAGGTTCGCGAGAAGGTCCAGAAGATGTTCGCCAATCTCGATGCGGAACTGGAGGTCCTCATCCTGGAGGATCCGAAGGGGCCCCGCATGCCGACATCCCCTCTCGATCGTCTTCGTCTGGAGCATCCCGAGGCCATGGTCGGCCGCTTGCTGAACGGATGGAAAAAGCTCGGCTCCGAAGTCGAAGCCGATGTCTCGAATGCCCTCAATGACATCTTCCAGAAGGCCAAGGACGACGAATCGCTGATCTGTTTCATGCTCCGCCAAGAACTTAAGGACACCACCAGGGAGTGCCTCAAACGCGCGGCTGCGGCCGACCGGGCCAAAGCCGGCGAGATGAGCCGGGAGATCGAGGAGTTCCACTCGACCCACGGCGAAGGAGGCTGCGCTGTGTATCACACGCTCAAGGCCCTGCGGAAGGAAGTGTTCGGCGAACCCTGA
- a CDS encoding TIR domain-containing protein, whose amino-acid sequence MRRRTPVRIYVLWHKSFAEGLPLARHIYHWFRLPSGEGIPVYFRCAENPFGESFPEIREEDCDHNIIIPLVEPNMVASMPWRRKIEKLANTASDSEAGDWQGARCHLLPIALHDTAYQMPSAVRRLNFIRKVGPSGNAPDEVLMSRLTEALCLLLRGIASPGVTDPIKIFLSHAKADGTDVPKEIKSFIQNETQAHTFFDENDIAYGHDFAKVIEKALQTESAGLLVVQGDHYADRPWCRKEIRDFLEPRRISESGEEAGRPALFSVMPSVVVSNFEGNKVARTIPELGHAPSVQWKPQAARSAVVTLLREILFSNFYRLLARRERSGFPDSDGPRRLLVNRPPDPVMVEQLLQLAKVDRNHPKGVTIHHPGHGLTSVELEGLQALYGNFGFHAFGARIEEPASVGGGNDSGKAGVFAGRVLAISAGNACDILKSGFSDDHTVELLTAILHPLFKKDISLLYGGGLPKWDDPDKPWISKVNYTHTFLGLLLAERDKTDGNPSGEPGLKADTLPSRLFNLSAWPHSLDFTIEDEARWVNTCSFLCVTQGMAGIPADEILGPEHVEEEHRRQKILNTAVCLTAMRRRRCGDFTCDTPERENFEFQPIAHLFVGGKLRRYSGMIPGVWEEMLHAYLAERPCFVVRATRGAAGRLGEWLLNPPVDRPVELSVAYQARQSGDPEVYRWLADQLDDASDRLGPTQAFDQLWQLIQARHDSSLSEVLRNKLSDEENEDLLRSGDFGEIARLIGKGLERLAEPGR is encoded by the coding sequence ATGAGACGACGTACCCCCGTCCGCATCTATGTGCTCTGGCACAAAAGTTTCGCGGAGGGACTCCCTTTGGCGAGGCACATCTATCACTGGTTCCGGTTGCCAAGTGGGGAAGGAATTCCCGTCTACTTCAGGTGCGCGGAGAATCCGTTCGGTGAGAGTTTCCCTGAAATCCGGGAGGAGGACTGCGACCACAACATCATTATCCCGCTGGTAGAGCCCAACATGGTGGCCTCCATGCCTTGGCGAAGGAAGATCGAGAAGCTGGCCAACACCGCCAGCGACTCGGAGGCGGGGGACTGGCAGGGAGCCCGCTGCCACCTCCTCCCGATCGCCCTGCATGACACCGCCTATCAAATGCCGTCAGCGGTCCGGCGCCTGAACTTCATCCGCAAGGTGGGGCCCTCAGGAAACGCACCGGACGAGGTGCTGATGAGCCGCTTGACCGAGGCGCTTTGCCTCCTGCTACGGGGGATCGCCAGCCCGGGCGTCACTGATCCGATCAAGATATTCCTCAGTCACGCCAAAGCCGACGGCACGGATGTCCCGAAAGAGATCAAGAGCTTCATCCAGAACGAAACCCAGGCGCATACCTTCTTCGACGAGAACGATATCGCGTATGGCCATGACTTCGCCAAGGTCATCGAGAAAGCTCTCCAGACCGAGTCAGCCGGCCTTCTGGTCGTGCAGGGCGACCATTACGCCGACCGCCCGTGGTGCCGGAAGGAGATCCGGGACTTTCTGGAGCCGAGGAGGATTTCGGAATCAGGAGAAGAAGCAGGCCGTCCCGCATTGTTCTCCGTGATGCCCTCGGTCGTGGTGAGCAATTTCGAAGGCAACAAGGTCGCGCGGACGATACCGGAGCTCGGTCATGCGCCATCGGTGCAGTGGAAACCGCAGGCCGCCCGGTCCGCCGTCGTGACCCTGTTACGGGAGATCCTCTTTTCCAATTTCTACCGCCTTCTGGCGCGCCGGGAGCGGTCCGGTTTCCCGGACAGCGACGGTCCACGCAGGCTCCTCGTCAACCGTCCGCCCGATCCGGTAATGGTCGAGCAACTCCTGCAGTTGGCCAAGGTGGATCGCAACCACCCGAAGGGAGTGACCATCCATCATCCCGGTCACGGGCTCACGAGCGTCGAGCTTGAGGGACTGCAGGCGCTGTATGGAAACTTCGGTTTCCATGCCTTCGGCGCACGAATCGAGGAACCGGCATCCGTCGGCGGCGGTAACGATTCCGGGAAGGCCGGAGTCTTCGCAGGCAGGGTCCTCGCGATCTCGGCAGGCAATGCCTGCGATATCCTGAAGTCCGGGTTCAGCGACGACCACACCGTGGAGCTGCTGACCGCCATCCTGCATCCACTCTTCAAGAAAGACATATCCCTGCTCTACGGAGGAGGGCTCCCGAAGTGGGATGACCCCGATAAGCCGTGGATCTCGAAGGTGAACTATACCCACACTTTCCTCGGTCTGTTGCTCGCGGAACGCGACAAGACCGATGGAAATCCATCCGGTGAACCAGGACTGAAGGCAGACACCCTTCCTTCCCGACTCTTCAATCTCAGTGCTTGGCCGCACTCCCTCGATTTCACCATCGAAGACGAGGCGCGCTGGGTGAACACATGCTCGTTTCTTTGCGTTACCCAAGGAATGGCAGGCATTCCGGCCGACGAAATTCTGGGGCCGGAGCACGTCGAGGAGGAACATCGGCGACAGAAGATCCTGAACACCGCGGTTTGTCTCACCGCGATGCGCCGCAGGCGCTGCGGTGATTTCACCTGTGACACCCCCGAACGGGAGAACTTCGAGTTCCAGCCGATTGCTCACCTCTTTGTCGGAGGCAAGCTCCGCAGGTATTCGGGAATGATTCCCGGTGTTTGGGAGGAGATGCTCCATGCCTACCTGGCGGAGCGCCCCTGCTTTGTCGTTCGAGCCACCCGCGGCGCGGCCGGGCGTCTTGGGGAGTGGTTGCTCAATCCACCCGTCGACCGCCCCGTCGAGCTCAGCGTCGCCTATCAGGCGCGCCAGTCTGGGGATCCGGAAGTCTACCGCTGGCTCGCTGACCAATTGGACGATGCCTCTGACCGCCTTGGTCCCACGCAGGCTTTTGACCAGCTGTGGCAATTGATTCAGGCGCGCCACGACTCCTCCTTGTCTGAGGTCCTTCGAAACAAACTCAGCGACGAAGAGAATGAGGATCTACTCAGATCCGGTGACTTTGGCGAGATCGCCAGATTGATTGGCAAAGGCTTGGAAAGGCTGGCCGAGCCCGGAAGATAA